The window AGCGACTAACGAAGCCGGTGGCGCCCGGCGCTGGCTTTGACGCCACCGTCCGGAACCGCCGCCGGATCGTGTCACAGATCAGGCCTCTCCGGTGTCTACTGTATGAACACTGACTCCGCTCATACAGCCGTCAGGAGAGGCACGTCGTGTCTTACGCCTACTTGTTCGTTTCGCTCCTCCTGGTCTCCCTGCTCGTGTATGCGGGTGCCCGGAAGCTGTCGCATCGAGGCGATGTCGTGGCGAGCTATGCCCGGGTGGGGGTACCGGAGGAGCGGCTCGACGCACTGGCGGCAGTACTGTTCGTGAGTGCGGCGGGCCTGGTGGCGGGAGTGTTCATCCGTCCGCTGGGCATCGCTGCCGCTGCGGGGCTGGTGATCTATTTCCTGGCGGCACTCACCGCCCACTTCGTGCATCGCGACGCGAGCAACGCCGGCACGCCGCTGGTCATGCTGGTACTGGCGGCGGGCGCGTTGGTGCTCCGGATCCTTGTGGCGTGAGTGGCCGCTACTCCGCGCGCCGCAACACGAACCCGTCGATCCCGACCAGGTACCCGTCGGAGTAGCCCGACGATCTCGCATCCTTCCCCAGCAGCTCCACCACCACCGTGGCGGTCCCGGCCGCCAGGCGCACGTTTCCGAACGAGATCGGCCCGGTCGGCTCGACCGTCCGTGAGAACCCGTCGACGAGCGGCTGCAGGGGCTCGTCGTTCACCCTGAGCTGGAAGATCCCGTAGTCGTTCGCACGTGTGAAGAAGCCGACGAGCTCGTATGTACCCGCGGCCGGCACCGGGAGCTGCAGCGACAGCCGGTTTCCCGGTCGCGCACCGACCCACCAGAGCTGTGCCTCACCGCCCCAGCCGCTGTCGAACGCACCCATCTGCTGGACCTGCAGCTCACCGCCCGTCACGGAAGCCGACGAAAGCAACGCCTCCGCCTCGATCTCCGGTGTCGCCAGGCGGCTGAGCGGTAACAGGTCGCGTGGCAGACTCACAAAGGACGCGTGCGGCTCGGTCTGATACCAGAACGCCACGGTCGCGTACTCCACGCCAGGCTGGTCATTGGTGCCACCGTGCTCCAGGTCGAACCGGAAGCTCTGCCGGAAGGGGATCGGGTCCTCGATGTGCCAGCGGTAGGTGTTGAT is drawn from Longimicrobiales bacterium and contains these coding sequences:
- a CDS encoding DoxX family protein, with the protein product MSYAYLFVSLLLVSLLVYAGARKLSHRGDVVASYARVGVPEERLDALAAVLFVSAAGLVAGVFIRPLGIAAAAGLVIYFLAALTAHFVHRDASNAGTPLVMLVLAAGALVLRILVA